The window GACAACtgtcaaaatgtcatttttgatCCGAGCTAAACTACGGCGGAACCGAAATACACCGTTAGTTTCCAGCCGACTGTATATGCCAGTTACATCCGGAGCTTGCGTTCGTTAAAttaacaaattaaaaatatttttgacGTGTACAAAATGACTCCTTTCTATATCAAATGCAAACTATATCGAAATGATTACTACTGTAAATTAGAAGGTGAAATAAGTAGCAAATGTCCATGAGTACAAGtttaaatctgctgtttttgCTCTTGAATAGCTCTTGTCGTCTCCACGGACGCCCCCTGAAGTTTGTGATCCTCTTGTTTAAAAGTGGTTGCTGAGCCTTTGGACTTTGTTACAATGGCCGGGTTAGTGTTCATGCGACATTGGAGCAGAGCCGTACTGTCAACATGTATTGCAAAAGCCACCAGATTCAGAGGATCAAACCGGTGCTACAGGGCAGCTTTTGGACGGACTGCTGCTGTTCTTACAGTAAATAACAATCGGTTCTCTCTTACttcttttgttatttctttTGTCTCACTATATTAATCTAGTTGTTGGAAGAACACGACTATTGATGATAAATGTTGCATTTAGGTGAAAGGTCTGCGGGCTTAGAGCTGCTTAGCTGGGCTGCAGCGCTTTATCAGGATGTGCTAGATCTGATATATTAAGCAGGAAGCGACTATTCCTGGTAAATTGAATCATTATAGTCTAATTCCTTTTTACAGCCAGCATGGATGAGTGCAGCGCACATGCACTGGTGTTCTAAAGTCTCATTGTAATAACACTCACCAGCCAGGCTGTATAGTGCACTTTTGTATAGTTatagtgtgtgtttattgcttTTGTATCGCTGTGTGCAGACTAGAGGTGCTGCATTCCTCCTGGggcttcctcctctcacctgtctggtTTATGACGCGTTTCGAAGACTGCAGAGTGCAACTGTGGTTCTGGCTGTGGAAAAAGGTGACCCACAAGTGTAAAATAACTCTGATTCATATTCTGGCACAgatcaattaaaaacaaaacacttgaaTATTGTATCGGACATGTGTGTACACGTGCTGTTTAAGGTTGTTTAAGGTTGTTTCATTTTGTGGAAATAGCTGAATCTGAAAAATATTCGGTACTATTGCCTGACCAGAGTATTATAAACACTTTACttatatactgtacaatatTATGATTTCAGTCTCGAAAGTCAAACATTTTATATTATCTGAACATTTAGATCTACTAAACACGCTCTCTCCGTGACAGATCTTTCCTGATAGGACGAAACACTGGAAAGCTTCTAATTGTAACTTtttaattcagaaaaaaaacccttaacTTCACAACATTACTGATCTGTGTCTGCATGACAACATTAGATGCTTTTTATGATCACAGTCACGTGGCTGCAGTTAAATAAAACCATCTGAAATGACTCGAGGACAACTCTggcctttgcttttttttatttgatggaAATGTTAATGTTTGCCACCTACAACTGTTGCTGCACACTGAAaaatggttattttattttatgtaatgTCAATTAAACTATAATATGAAAGTGGAGGCAACAGCTATGAAGTCAATCTAAACAGGCAGGTATTGGACTTCTAATCTGATATAAACCATTTGAATCTTATTTGCCCAGTAAAACCAGAAACACTGGTATGAGTGAGGCCTCCAGTCTGTTTGTGAAGGTGTTTTgttgaaggaggtggaggaacttTGGCTGTGGTACTGCACCTCTGCAGAATTCTGCTGTCTGGACTCTTCACGAAGCGTGAAATAACCATTATGTGTGAACAGGATTGTTTATCTGCAATCATTATTACAACAATTAAAATATGTAAATTACGaggatatatatatagatatagatatgtatatctatatctatatatataacCACAAAATTAAGCCCTATGAAGTCTACGATCAGAACTTCTGCCCCTTGGTTGCAGGTCAATGTACTGCGATATATCTGGAATATCAGTTTTCATAATACAACACGTTAAATggtaaatgtgatttattgtcCATAGCGAGGCCAATGTCTTGGTGTAGAAGTAATAAAGGAATGtattttgaacatttatttgcCTTTGCAGATGAGGTTTTGGAGCAGGCAGACTACCTTTACAGCTGTGCAGAAATAGAGAAGCTGCACCAGCTACTGCTGCAGTACaaggacaggtgaggaagagatgACCCTTTTTTGTACTTTGTTCTCCCAGCTACCTTTGGCCAAGAGACCTCTTGTTCTGATCTTTTTATGTTTTAGTTCTGTCAGCATAAAATTCAGCAGGGAGTGACAGTGGTGGCTACAATAGTCAAACCGGATGACCTTCACTAAAGAGTAAATTATCATTCAAGTTGTTGATTTTGATTGTGTTTATAGTAAATGTGCAATATACTGTAGTTTAacttccaggtgtgtgtgtgtgtgtgtgtgtatgtatgtatatatatatatatatatatatatatatacagaatTAAGCCCTATGAAGTCTATGATCAGAACGTCTCCCCCCTGGTGGCAGGTCAATGTACTGCGATATATCTGGAATATCAGTTTTCGTAATACAACACGTTAAATggtaaatgtgatttattgtcCATAGCGAGGCCAATGTCTTGGTGTAGAAGTAATAAAGGATCTTCTAGCGAAACACCTAATCTGTAGCAAGTcacattgtttgtgtgtgtgcatgtgtgtttatatgtgtgtaGTGATGATGCAGAGTTCCTATGGAGGCTGGCCCGTGTGACCCGGGATGTTGCCCTCCAACCAAACATCGATGCTGCACAAAAGAAACAGCTGACATTTGAGGCTTTTGAATACGCAAAGAAGGCattggagaaaaacaaggagTGTTTTGCAGTCCACAAAGTAAgactttattattttaaagaaaatttaAACAATTATTCTTTCAACGCCCCCTTTCTGTGAATGCAGTGGTACGCAATATGTCTCAGTGACATTGGGGATTATGAAGGAATCAAGGTGAAAATAGGAAATTCTTACGTCATCAAGAGTCATATGGAGGTGAGAGGATATTTTGATCTCCAATTTATCTatagaaataaaacataatGGATCTGTCGTTTACTGTCGCACCTATTTTTGCAGAAAGCCATCGAGCTCAATCCCAAAGATGCCACCTCCTTCTATATTCTGGGTGTCTGGTGAGTCTGTGTATGGCAGCATGCTTGTCaataaagatgcaaacagaATTTGCCctgcttttaaatttaaaaaaaacaggattagTATTTTTTGACCAGCATGTCAGTCGAGTTCTGAGGTTTTTTTGGACCATCTGTGTCTCTCAGGTGTTTCTCTTTTGCTGAGCTGCCCTGGTACCAACAAAAGGTGGCTGCCATCATCTTTACCTCCCCACCTAAATCCACCTACGAGGAGGTGAGGCCTctctgctgatgtttgtcaCTTCCTCCACCTGATTCCGAGAGTGAACGTTGCCACATTTAGATGAaactctgcttctctctcttctaGGCTTTAGATTTCTTTCTAAAGGC is drawn from Takifugu flavidus isolate HTHZ2018 chromosome 17, ASM371156v2, whole genome shotgun sequence and contains these coding sequences:
- the rmdn1 gene encoding regulator of microtubule dynamics protein 1: MAGLVFMRHWSRAVLSTCIAKATRFRGSNRCYRAAFGRTAAVLTTRGAAFLLGLPPLTCLVYDAFRRLQSATVVLAVEKDEVLEQADYLYSCAEIEKLHQLLLQYKDSDDAEFLWRLARVTRDVALQPNIDAAQKKQLTFEAFEYAKKALEKNKECFAVHKWYAICLSDIGDYEGIKVKIGNSYVIKSHMEKAIELNPKDATSFYILGVWCFSFAELPWYQQKVAAIIFTSPPKSTYEEALDFFLKAEEVDPNFYSKNLLMLGKTYMAMKDKQKALLWLSKAKDYPARTEEDKEAHKEAVELLKKLG